One region of Psychrobacter sp. DAB_AL43B genomic DNA includes:
- a CDS encoding lysophospholipid acyltransferase family protein: MNPYHIFKIVPLSVLQILARFAAWVILRMPSASIMRTVKINIALIAPALSDLQKQALIKEIIYHQCLTSIESIKSWAMPPKWSIAQIRDVHNKDILLDGLASSNGMLAIVPHLGTWEMMNAWLNQFGSPTIMYKPVKGDITNDFILQGRARLNATLVPTDGSGVKAVFKTLKQGGFSIVLPDHVPDPSGGVIVPFFGVETLTSTLASKLASKTKCALVGLACIRRDDGGGFDIYCYKLDDPALYDRNTETAAYALNLAMQRMIEDNYSHYMWGYRRFKHIPMIDNPYNVDDADLAEFIRTYHARVDNK; encoded by the coding sequence ATGAATCCGTATCATATTTTCAAAATCGTGCCACTGTCTGTTTTGCAGATCCTGGCACGTTTTGCTGCTTGGGTAATTTTAAGGATGCCAAGCGCTAGTATCATGCGCACTGTTAAAATCAACATAGCGCTGATTGCGCCTGCGTTATCTGATCTGCAAAAACAAGCGTTAATCAAAGAGATTATCTATCATCAATGCTTGACCAGTATTGAGTCGATCAAAAGCTGGGCGATGCCACCTAAATGGAGTATCGCGCAAATTCGTGACGTCCATAATAAAGACATTTTACTTGACGGACTTGCCAGCTCTAACGGCATGCTCGCGATCGTACCGCATCTAGGTACGTGGGAGATGATGAATGCTTGGCTCAATCAATTTGGCTCGCCAACCATCATGTATAAACCCGTAAAAGGTGACATTACCAACGATTTCATATTACAAGGTCGTGCCCGCCTCAATGCGACGTTAGTACCGACGGATGGTAGCGGGGTAAAGGCAGTATTTAAAACACTCAAACAAGGTGGCTTTAGTATTGTCTTACCCGACCACGTTCCTGATCCATCGGGCGGTGTCATCGTGCCCTTTTTCGGTGTTGAGACGTTAACCAGTACCCTTGCCTCTAAACTTGCTAGTAAAACTAAGTGCGCACTGGTCGGATTGGCATGTATTCGCCGTGATGACGGAGGTGGCTTTGATATTTATTGCTATAAACTCGATGACCCAGCATTATATGATCGAAATACTGAAACGGCGGCTTATGCGCTCAATCTAGCAATGCAACGTATGATTGAAGACAATTACAGTCATTATATGTGGGGCTATCGACGCTTTAAGCATATCCCTATGATAGATAATCCCTATAATGTTGATGACGCTGATTTAGCAGAATTTATTCGTACCTATCACGCTAGAGTCGATAATAAATAA
- a CDS encoding Stealth CR1 domain-containing protein codes for MQQNDKQQIDLVITWVDGNDPALKLKREFYLKQESIASGAISPTRFASNDEIYYNVASILKYVPFCRHIYIITDQQQPAFIDEFVSQSICPADKIKVIDHKDIFVGYEQLLPTFNSLTIETMLWNIPGLSDYFIALNDDFFFNQPASITDFLDSDHNIIIRGHWRKSAPLKAKLKYRKLMNKAFNTALQPKYTVSQMLGAEVYSGNKFYEIHHYPHIVDKATLTSYLLEHRDYLNNQIKYRFRDISQFDPISLMNHLKIKAGEATLKADLNLNYLKNDSSVEKFIADLDNKSINYGCIQSMDQLSISSFEQVLNAMTKKFSSHLPSSLLLSAKQ; via the coding sequence ATGCAGCAAAATGATAAACAGCAAATAGATTTAGTTATCACATGGGTAGATGGTAACGACCCAGCACTCAAGCTAAAAAGAGAGTTTTATTTAAAACAAGAAAGCATCGCCTCAGGTGCTATTAGCCCTACTCGTTTCGCAAGCAATGATGAAATATACTATAACGTCGCGTCGATCCTAAAATATGTGCCATTTTGTCGCCATATATATATTATCACTGATCAACAGCAGCCTGCATTTATAGATGAATTTGTCAGTCAAAGCATTTGCCCCGCAGATAAAATAAAGGTAATCGACCACAAAGATATCTTTGTTGGTTATGAGCAATTACTACCGACTTTTAATAGCCTCACTATTGAAACGATGTTATGGAATATTCCAGGACTATCGGATTATTTTATTGCCTTAAACGATGACTTTTTCTTTAATCAGCCTGCTAGTATTACAGACTTTTTAGATTCTGATCATAATATCATCATTCGTGGTCACTGGAGAAAAAGCGCGCCATTAAAAGCCAAACTAAAATATCGTAAACTAATGAATAAAGCTTTTAATACTGCCTTACAACCAAAATATACTGTATCGCAAATGTTAGGTGCTGAGGTATATAGTGGCAACAAGTTTTATGAAATTCACCACTACCCGCATATTGTTGATAAAGCTACTCTAACAAGCTATCTTTTAGAACATCGTGATTATTTAAACAATCAAATCAAGTATAGATTTAGAGATATCTCACAATTTGATCCTATATCTTTAATGAATCATCTAAAAATAAAAGCCGGTGAGGCTACTTTAAAAGCGGACCTCAATCTAAACTATCTAAAAAATGATAGTAGTGTTGAAAAATTCATTGCAGATTTGGACAATAAATCTATAAATTATGGTTGCATTCAAAGTATGGATCAGCTTAGTATCAGCTCTTTTGAGCAAGTTCTAAATGCAATGACTAAGAAATTCTCATCACATCTGCCATCTTCTTTATTGCTAAGTGCTAAACAATAG
- the aspS gene encoding aspartate--tRNA ligase → MTHSEYRDEYCGAVTESLIEQTISVVGWVHRRRDHGGVIFLDMRDRAGILQVVVDPDTPEAFATADAVRPEYVLKITGRVRRRYEGTENNNMTSGHIELLAKEIEVLAKSETPPFPLNDEKTTVSEDLRLKYRYLDMRRPQMQDRMVFRAKATSAIRRYLDDHGFLDVETPILTRATPEGARDYLVPSRTRPGNFFALPQSPQLFKQLLMVAGFDRYYQIAKCFRDEDLRADRQPEFTQVDIETSFLNEEEIMNINEGLIKHVFKTMMDVEFEQFPRMTYAEAMRDYASDKPDLRIPLKLIDVADLMKDVDFKVFAGPANDPKGRVAALRIPGGASLSRKQIDAYTKFVGIYGARGLAYIKINDASKINNGVDKESGLQSPIIKNMTDDVLVSLVERTAAEDGDIIFFGADKASVVNDAIGALRQKIGLDLEMTTCQWAPLWVTDFPMFEETDDGKWTSMHHPFTKPKGTVQELKDSPETALSIAYDMVLNGTEVGGGSLRINTFDMQQAVLEALGIGAQEAEDKFGFLLDALKFGAPPHGGLAFGLDRLIMLMVGADSIRDVIAFPKTKTAECPLTQAPAEVDSKQLRELGIRVREKVQADTNKPAE, encoded by the coding sequence TCTTGCAGGTAGTCGTCGATCCTGATACCCCAGAAGCGTTCGCTACTGCTGATGCGGTACGTCCTGAATACGTGCTAAAAATTACGGGTCGCGTACGTCGCCGTTATGAAGGTACTGAAAACAATAATATGACCAGTGGGCATATTGAGCTATTGGCTAAAGAAATTGAAGTGTTGGCAAAGTCTGAAACGCCGCCATTCCCATTAAATGATGAGAAAACCACGGTATCAGAAGACTTGCGTCTAAAATATCGCTATCTTGATATGCGTCGTCCGCAAATGCAAGATCGCATGGTATTCCGCGCTAAAGCTACCTCAGCGATTCGTCGTTATCTAGATGACCATGGCTTCTTAGACGTTGAAACGCCTATATTAACTCGTGCAACGCCAGAAGGCGCGCGTGATTATCTTGTTCCTTCGCGTACACGTCCGGGTAACTTTTTTGCCTTACCGCAGTCACCGCAGCTATTTAAACAATTATTGATGGTGGCAGGTTTTGACCGCTATTATCAAATTGCCAAATGCTTCCGTGATGAAGATTTACGTGCTGATCGTCAGCCTGAATTTACCCAAGTAGATATCGAGACTTCTTTCTTAAATGAAGAAGAAATCATGAATATCAACGAAGGTCTTATCAAGCATGTCTTTAAGACCATGATGGACGTTGAGTTTGAGCAATTCCCACGTATGACTTATGCAGAAGCGATGCGTGACTATGCGTCAGATAAGCCTGACTTACGTATTCCGCTTAAATTGATCGACGTTGCCGACTTAATGAAAGACGTTGATTTTAAAGTATTTGCCGGTCCTGCTAACGATCCTAAAGGTCGCGTCGCTGCCCTACGCATACCTGGTGGCGCCTCATTAAGCCGTAAACAAATCGATGCTTATACCAAGTTCGTTGGTATCTATGGCGCGCGCGGTTTGGCTTATATTAAAATCAATGACGCTAGTAAAATCAACAACGGCGTGGACAAAGAGTCTGGTCTACAGTCTCCGATCATTAAAAATATGACGGATGATGTATTGGTTAGTTTAGTCGAACGTACTGCTGCAGAAGATGGCGATATCATCTTCTTTGGTGCGGATAAAGCCAGTGTGGTGAATGATGCAATCGGTGCGTTACGTCAGAAAATCGGTCTAGACTTAGAAATGACCACTTGTCAGTGGGCACCGCTTTGGGTGACTGATTTCCCGATGTTTGAAGAGACTGACGATGGAAAATGGACGTCAATGCATCATCCGTTCACTAAGCCTAAAGGAACCGTACAAGAGCTAAAAGACAGCCCAGAAACTGCGCTATCTATTGCTTACGATATGGTCTTAAATGGCACAGAAGTCGGCGGTGGTAGCTTACGTATCAACACTTTTGATATGCAGCAAGCGGTACTTGAGGCTTTAGGTATCGGCGCGCAAGAGGCTGAAGACAAGTTCGGTTTCTTACTCGATGCGCTAAAATTCGGTGCGCCGCCGCATGGTGGCTTGGCTTTTGGTTTAGATCGCCTAATTATGTTGATGGTAGGCGCGGACTCCATTCGTGATGTCATCGCTTTCCCAAAAACCAAAACTGCTGAGTGTCCACTAACTCAAGCACCTGCGGAAGTAGATAGCAAGCAGCTACGTGAGCTTGGTATTCGTGTGCGTGAAAAGGTGCAAGCTGACACCAACAAACCTGCTGAATAA
- a CDS encoding glycosyltransferase family 25 protein, protein MKNFVISLKSASERRKHINNEFDEHNVSFEFFDALTPDSAKDYAKNLGLNIDDASLTPGELACMMSHVAIWKKTIDQNIHYVTIFEDDIYLGEDAEGLLNSSEWIKPYWNIIKIEAFSKKVLMSTTRYNILSNKRQISKLKGKNLGAAGYIISMDGAKLFLDYILTHKLQPIDEIIFDIFINRKTEPVYQMIPALCVQEMILKERQNVFSLPSSLECERRNRMKLDKKRGLSKVKRETKRLILQTKESLFAKEVFFK, encoded by the coding sequence ATGAAAAACTTTGTCATCAGCTTAAAGTCTGCTTCAGAGCGCAGAAAACATATTAATAATGAGTTTGATGAGCATAATGTCAGTTTCGAGTTTTTTGATGCTTTAACGCCAGACAGTGCTAAAGATTATGCTAAAAACTTAGGTTTAAACATAGACGATGCTAGCCTGACACCAGGAGAGCTCGCTTGTATGATGAGCCATGTTGCAATATGGAAAAAGACTATTGATCAAAACATTCATTACGTAACTATTTTCGAAGATGATATCTACTTAGGTGAAGATGCCGAAGGCTTATTGAATAGCTCTGAATGGATAAAGCCTTATTGGAACATTATAAAGATAGAAGCTTTTTCAAAAAAAGTTTTGATGTCTACTACTAGATATAATATATTATCAAATAAACGTCAGATTTCAAAACTCAAAGGAAAAAACTTAGGTGCAGCTGGTTATATTATTTCTATGGATGGCGCAAAATTATTTTTAGATTATATTTTAACTCATAAGCTTCAACCAATTGATGAGATTATATTTGATATCTTTATCAATAGAAAAACTGAACCTGTGTATCAGATGATACCTGCGCTATGTGTACAAGAAATGATTCTTAAAGAACGTCAGAACGTATTTTCTCTACCTAGTTCACTAGAATGTGAGCGTAGGAATCGTATGAAGTTAGATAAGAAAAGAGGTTTGTCTAAAGTAAAAAGAGAGACGAAACGACTCATCTTACAAACAAAGGAATCTCTCTTTGCTAAAGAAGTATTTTTTAAGTAA
- a CDS encoding PhoP regulatory network YrbL family protein, which yields MNIGGIMYTEHRQGRPEFVLVDGIGEKLIIPFRSIIKGINDRNVRKVEKKIKSSISFRVFKLFKALASLHLV from the coding sequence GTGAATATTGGCGGCATCATGTATACTGAACATCGTCAAGGACGTCCAGAGTTCGTATTGGTTGATGGTATTGGTGAGAAGCTCATTATACCTTTTAGATCTATAATTAAAGGAATTAATGATCGTAATGTTAGAAAAGTTGAGAAAAAAATAAAAAGCTCTATCAGTTTTCGAGTATTTAAACTGTTCAAAGCTTTGGCAAGTCTTCATTTGGTATGA
- a CDS encoding DegT/DnrJ/EryC1/StrS family aminotransferase encodes MIPFLDLKAINAQYRDELVEACTRVIDSGWYIGGNELEQFEQQFASYCGTEFAIGVANGLDALILTLRAWKELGKLKDGDEVIVPSNTYIASILAISANNLTPILVEPCENSFNIDPKEIETAITSRTKAILPVHLYGQLADMPTIMNIAKRHNLLVLEDSAQAHGASIDGKRAGSLGDASGFSFYPGKNLGALGDAGAITTSNEELANTLRALRNYGSHEKYKNLFQGVNSRLDEIQAAMLSVKLNHLDDEIAHRRKVANAYLEGINNKAITLPIMENDSAHVWHVFVIRCEQRDALQKYLAENGVQTLIHYPVPPHKQQAYEEWNELSYPISEKIHAEVLSLPIGPTLTLEEMKIVIELCNNFKLK; translated from the coding sequence ATGATTCCATTTCTTGATCTAAAAGCAATTAATGCCCAATATCGTGATGAGCTTGTAGAGGCTTGTACTCGTGTTATTGACTCAGGTTGGTATATCGGCGGCAATGAGCTTGAACAATTTGAGCAGCAATTTGCCAGTTACTGCGGGACAGAGTTTGCCATAGGTGTTGCGAACGGTTTGGATGCGCTTATTCTTACCCTTCGTGCTTGGAAAGAGTTAGGTAAGCTAAAAGATGGTGATGAAGTTATCGTACCGTCTAATACTTATATAGCCAGCATATTAGCGATTAGTGCTAATAACTTAACGCCTATTTTAGTTGAACCATGTGAAAACAGCTTCAATATTGATCCCAAAGAAATTGAAACGGCTATAACGAGTAGAACAAAAGCCATACTTCCAGTGCACTTATATGGGCAATTAGCTGATATGCCAACTATTATGAACATTGCTAAACGTCATAATTTATTAGTGCTAGAAGACTCGGCACAAGCCCATGGCGCCTCTATTGATGGTAAGAGAGCAGGGAGCTTGGGTGATGCCTCAGGTTTTAGTTTTTATCCCGGTAAAAATCTTGGTGCATTAGGTGATGCTGGCGCAATTACTACGAGTAATGAAGAGTTGGCTAATACATTGCGTGCGTTACGTAATTATGGCTCACATGAAAAATATAAAAACTTATTTCAAGGCGTTAATAGTCGTTTGGATGAAATCCAAGCCGCGATGCTCAGTGTGAAACTGAATCATTTAGATGATGAAATTGCTCATCGTCGTAAAGTAGCGAATGCTTATCTTGAAGGTATTAACAATAAAGCAATCACCTTGCCTATTATGGAAAATGATAGTGCGCACGTTTGGCATGTCTTTGTGATCCGCTGTGAGCAACGTGATGCGCTACAAAAGTACTTAGCTGAGAATGGGGTTCAGACACTTATTCATTATCCCGTTCCTCCACATAAACAACAAGCGTATGAAGAATGGAATGAGCTAAGTTATCCTATTTCTGAAAAGATACATGCAGAGGTGTTGAGTTTGCCTATTGGTCCTACGTTGACACTAGAGGAAATGAAAATAGTAATAGAGCTGTGTAATAATTTCAAATTAAAATAA
- a CDS encoding glycosyltransferase family 25 protein, whose protein sequence is MKTITYLINLEGSHQRLESATKQLNQIEWPFERVSAYDGRGKNLSSFEDYDETQARKNLGRSLLSSEIGCYLSHYQCAKKFLQTDADFLVVLEDDMEMTASFKAIMDETLDYLATNPELDWYLINIAAKKKKLAKNITMFDDHSLWHAYYFPIRGLGLIWSRAGAEAFVAVGKTITMPVDIFFQRWLSGNGKGVGIWPALIKPLGLDSDILGTEATQNIKRKNKENRDLSYKPKKQKRMLQDKASAIKNLLTTN, encoded by the coding sequence ATGAAAACCATTACTTATTTAATTAATTTAGAAGGTAGCCATCAGCGGCTAGAGAGTGCAACCAAACAGCTCAATCAAATCGAGTGGCCATTCGAGAGAGTATCAGCATATGATGGGCGTGGAAAGAACCTATCTAGCTTTGAGGATTACGACGAAACTCAAGCTAGAAAAAACCTAGGTCGTAGCTTATTAAGCTCTGAAATTGGTTGTTACTTGAGTCATTACCAATGTGCAAAAAAGTTTTTACAGACTGATGCTGATTTTTTGGTGGTATTAGAAGACGATATGGAAATGACTGCTAGCTTTAAAGCTATCATGGATGAAACGCTAGATTATCTTGCTACTAATCCAGAGCTCGACTGGTATCTAATCAATATTGCCGCTAAAAAGAAAAAGCTTGCAAAGAATATTACTATGTTTGATGATCATAGCTTATGGCATGCTTATTACTTTCCTATTCGGGGCTTAGGTTTGATTTGGTCAAGAGCAGGTGCTGAAGCATTTGTTGCTGTGGGTAAAACTATTACCATGCCGGTCGATATTTTTTTCCAAAGATGGCTAAGTGGTAATGGAAAAGGCGTCGGTATTTGGCCCGCTTTGATTAAACCCTTGGGGTTAGATAGCGATATATTGGGAACAGAGGCTACGCAAAATATAAAACGTAAAAACAAAGAAAATAGAGATTTAAGCTATAAGCCAAAAAAACAAAAAAGAATGTTGCAAGATAAGGCTTCAGCTATTAAAAACTTACTTACCACTAACTAA
- a CDS encoding glycosyltransferase family 61 protein — protein sequence MLEDLERARKSVSNRIKVIRFKLRHKRLKKLSLENLSNYILLEKNTTECASVSPKYNDQDQCKLNYPIIDIKLYKLNNVFCNINSASFATEDIENIYIEEFPYINCEQANYKSGFLIKHDSHFAYVKNIKKDKVKRVRSAFFLGGNGSFNFYHWMIEIIPKLLYLNNKLLIDNDIDTIIVDRSVKDSPNYKWLLDKCMSHLSNININYVASDEVFYVENLFFLNTFNQTVFNLNIIKNHYDIHTIYNSNSLKKLRSRLLECTEESKVPYYSKVFLLRDDNTVSKYNRRSYNQDEVFSFFKQKGFIGIYPDKLSLSEQVNLFKSADFIVGPSGASWSNLIFSKNMTIAISWLPMQYKFFDTYSTLAYLNGVDMRFLDYKTVDEYAHGPYNINVNDIANIYYEMIAK from the coding sequence GTGTTAGAGGATTTGGAGCGAGCTAGAAAGTCTGTTTCTAATCGCATAAAAGTTATTAGGTTTAAGCTAAGGCATAAACGACTAAAAAAGTTATCTCTTGAAAATTTGTCTAATTATATTTTATTAGAGAAAAATACAACAGAATGCGCTTCCGTCAGCCCAAAATATAATGATCAAGACCAGTGTAAATTAAATTATCCCATTATAGACATCAAGCTTTATAAATTAAATAATGTGTTTTGTAATATAAATAGCGCTAGTTTCGCAACTGAAGATATAGAAAATATTTATATAGAGGAGTTTCCTTATATTAATTGTGAGCAAGCTAACTACAAATCAGGATTTCTAATTAAGCATGACAGCCATTTTGCTTATGTTAAAAATATAAAAAAAGATAAAGTAAAGAGAGTTAGAAGTGCATTTTTTTTAGGTGGAAATGGATCCTTTAATTTTTATCATTGGATGATTGAAATCATACCAAAATTATTATACTTGAATAATAAGCTTCTAATAGATAATGATATTGATACGATTATAGTAGATAGATCTGTTAAAGATTCTCCTAACTATAAATGGTTATTAGACAAATGTATGAGCCATTTGAGTAATATCAATATTAACTACGTAGCCTCTGATGAAGTTTTTTATGTTGAAAACCTCTTTTTTTTAAACACATTTAATCAGACCGTTTTTAATTTAAATATTATCAAAAATCACTATGATATCCATACAATCTATAATTCAAATAGCTTAAAAAAACTACGTTCAAGACTACTTGAGTGTACTGAAGAAAGTAAAGTCCCTTATTATAGTAAAGTTTTTCTTTTGCGAGACGATAACACAGTTAGTAAATATAATAGAAGAAGCTACAATCAAGATGAGGTTTTTAGTTTCTTTAAACAAAAAGGTTTTATAGGTATATATCCTGATAAGCTCTCATTAAGTGAGCAAGTTAATTTATTTAAAAGTGCTGATTTTATAGTAGGACCATCAGGAGCTTCGTGGTCAAATCTTATTTTTTCTAAAAATATGACTATAGCTATTAGCTGGCTACCTATGCAATATAAGTTTTTTGACACTTACTCTACTTTAGCTTATCTTAATGGAGTTGACATGCGTTTTCTTGACTATAAAACGGTGGATGAATATGCACATGGTCCTTATAATATTAATGTAAATGATATTGCTAATATTTATTATGAAATGATTGCAAAATAG
- a CDS encoding glycosyltransferase, translated as MTSTNRPIILLILKALEGRGAERMVTTLARAYIEMSYHVHVLCLEKSQDMRLDSRIQYHIVPYNQPLFETESEQADVYKKVAERIDFYVLKNIGTPDLVLANIYKVNWIMAYSQLPNIVNVLHTALSKQFQEKLEIMPDQIMAHLKMVYGAHPCSCVSEGARQDLLALIGNLNRTTTIYNPCNVNEIQKAADQPLAIEQFGLIDKMYIIHVASFDTMKGHRELLEAYAKTAKKLPLVLVGKGRLQAEMKQLAIELGIDDCVHFLGFQTNPYPFIAAAALLVMTSKFEGFGYVIVEAQAFNVPVISTDCPFGPRELLPKKNLVPVGDINALAALMNQAIDNLNHYKVPLNQQLLPSHIAKQYLDFAERVKNDIN; from the coding sequence ATGACGTCTACAAATCGACCTATTATATTACTGATATTAAAAGCATTGGAAGGGCGGGGCGCTGAACGTATGGTCACGACATTGGCACGTGCTTATATTGAGATGAGCTATCATGTTCATGTTCTGTGCTTAGAAAAGTCGCAGGACATGCGACTAGACTCTCGCATTCAGTATCATATTGTACCTTATAATCAGCCGCTATTTGAGACAGAGTCTGAGCAAGCCGATGTTTATAAAAAGGTTGCTGAGCGCATAGATTTCTATGTCCTAAAGAACATAGGAACACCTGATTTAGTTTTGGCTAACATCTACAAAGTCAACTGGATCATGGCGTATAGTCAACTACCAAACATTGTCAATGTATTACATACCGCATTGTCCAAACAGTTTCAAGAGAAGCTGGAAATTATGCCTGATCAAATCATGGCTCATTTAAAAATGGTCTATGGTGCACATCCTTGCAGTTGTGTCAGCGAAGGTGCACGCCAAGACTTATTAGCATTAATAGGCAACTTGAATAGAACGACAACGATTTATAATCCGTGCAATGTTAATGAGATTCAAAAAGCCGCTGATCAACCGTTAGCTATCGAGCAGTTTGGCTTGATTGATAAAATGTATATTATTCATGTAGCATCATTCGATACGATGAAAGGTCATCGAGAGTTATTAGAAGCCTATGCCAAAACAGCGAAAAAATTACCTTTGGTATTGGTGGGGAAAGGACGACTTCAAGCTGAAATGAAACAGTTGGCTATCGAGCTGGGTATTGATGATTGTGTTCATTTTTTAGGGTTTCAAACCAATCCCTATCCGTTTATTGCCGCAGCAGCGTTGCTAGTAATGACTTCTAAGTTTGAAGGTTTTGGCTATGTGATCGTCGAGGCGCAAGCATTCAATGTGCCTGTCATCAGTACGGATTGTCCCTTTGGCCCAAGAGAGCTACTGCCAAAGAAAAACTTAGTGCCTGTCGGCGATATCAACGCATTAGCAGCACTGATGAATCAGGCAATAGATAATTTGAATCACTATAAAGTCCCATTGAATCAGCAGCTATTGCCAAGTCATATAGCCAAGCAGTATTTAGATTTTGCTGAAAGAGTAAAAAATGATATTAATTAA
- a CDS encoding glycosyltransferase family 2 protein: MQIKEPLVSVVIPCYNHEDFVQHSVQSVIDQTYKNIELIIIDDGSKDGSVAKIEEMVALCEQRFVRFQVRSRPNKGLSTTLNEAIEWCEGKYVALLASDDIILEHKTQVQVDFLEKNQVITAVCGGVELIDQYNNLIKVKLKPEKTYSFEEIIMHRFELPAATQMIRRDALIEVNGFNPDIVLEDWYMWLKLSQIGKIHYMNQVLALYRQHDTNFSKNSEKMWQGRIEVLDCFRDSKHYPKAIKRVRWLNARAAYMNSKNDKAKFLWELFKERPFKTLNMIAINEPLKKLKNRS, encoded by the coding sequence ATGCAGATTAAAGAGCCTTTAGTATCGGTAGTTATACCTTGCTATAATCATGAAGATTTTGTACAGCATTCAGTTCAAAGTGTTATAGATCAAACATATAAAAATATAGAACTAATTATTATCGATGATGGCTCTAAAGATGGTTCAGTTGCAAAAATTGAGGAAATGGTTGCGCTTTGTGAGCAGCGCTTTGTAAGGTTTCAGGTTAGGTCTAGACCTAATAAAGGTCTTAGTACAACACTTAACGAGGCTATTGAATGGTGTGAAGGTAAGTATGTTGCCTTACTAGCATCAGACGATATTATCTTGGAGCATAAAACTCAAGTACAGGTTGATTTTTTGGAAAAGAATCAAGTAATCACGGCGGTTTGTGGGGGTGTGGAATTAATAGATCAATATAATAATTTAATAAAAGTTAAATTAAAACCGGAAAAAACTTATAGTTTTGAAGAAATTATCATGCATAGGTTTGAGCTTCCGGCAGCTACTCAAATGATAAGAAGAGATGCTCTTATAGAGGTTAATGGCTTTAATCCTGATATTGTTTTAGAAGACTGGTACATGTGGCTCAAGCTTAGCCAAATTGGAAAAATTCACTATATGAATCAAGTACTTGCCTTATATAGGCAGCACGATACCAACTTTTCAAAGAACTCAGAAAAAATGTGGCAAGGTAGAATAGAGGTGTTAGACTGCTTTAGAGACTCTAAACACTACCCAAAAGCTATAAAAAGAGTGAGATGGCTGAATGCAAGAGCTGCTTATATGAATAGCAAAAATGACAAAGCAAAATTTCTTTGGGAATTGTTTAAAGAGAGACCTTTTAAGACTTTAAATATGATAGCTATCAATGAACCTTTGAAAAAGCTCAAGAATAGAAGTTGA
- a CDS encoding glycosyltransferase, producing the protein MATDVNQNSLTNQTLTDSKNSEQRYIICMKWGDKYGAEYVNRLYNMVRRHLTLDFQMVCLTDDSTGIDPAVICHPIPELNLPAGPERGWKKLTTFKPELYDLKGVALFLDIDIVIVDNIDSFFTYEAEHKDSVVIIRDWKKPWRMIGNSSVYRFHIGMGTYPDLLANFERNFDTIRQQVRHEQAYLSNYLREHHHLEYWNKDWCVSFKYQCIAPIPFNFVRAPTLPDGAKIVIFHGEINPPDAINGGGGKWYRHVKASPWLKAYWI; encoded by the coding sequence ATGGCAACTGACGTAAATCAAAATTCATTAACCAATCAAACGCTAACAGACAGCAAAAATTCTGAACAGCGTTATATCATTTGTATGAAATGGGGTGATAAATATGGTGCTGAATATGTCAACCGCCTCTATAATATGGTTCGTCGTCATCTGACCTTAGACTTCCAGATGGTCTGCTTAACCGATGACAGCACTGGTATTGACCCTGCTGTTATTTGTCATCCGATACCTGAGCTTAATTTACCTGCTGGACCTGAGCGTGGCTGGAAAAAGCTCACTACTTTTAAGCCAGAATTATATGACCTCAAAGGCGTCGCGTTATTTTTAGATATTGATATCGTGATCGTTGATAATATCGATAGCTTTTTTACTTATGAAGCTGAGCACAAAGACAGCGTAGTGATTATCCGTGACTGGAAAAAACCGTGGCGTATGATTGGTAATAGCTCGGTATATCGCTTTCATATCGGTATGGGTACTTATCCTGATTTGCTTGCAAATTTTGAGCGCAACTTTGATACGATTCGGCAGCAAGTTCGTCATGAACAAGCATACTTATCTAACTATTTACGTGAGCATCACCATCTTGAATATTGGAATAAAGACTGGTGTGTCAGCTTTAAATACCAGTGTATCGCGCCCATTCCTTTTAACTTCGTACGCGCGCCTACTCTACCTGATGGCGCAAAAATTGTTATCTTTCATGGTGAGATTAATCCACCCGATGCCATTAATGGCGGCGGCGGTAAATGGTATCGTCACGTGAAAGCGAGTCCTTGGCTAAAGGCGTATTGGATATAA